The Juglans microcarpa x Juglans regia isolate MS1-56 chromosome 8S, Jm3101_v1.0, whole genome shotgun sequence genome has a window encoding:
- the LOC121244103 gene encoding LOW QUALITY PROTEIN: disease resistance protein RUN1-like (The sequence of the model RefSeq protein was modified relative to this genomic sequence to represent the inferred CDS: deleted 1 base in 1 codon), producing MAFSLPSSSSASSSSTLKWLYDVFLSFRGIDTRNTFTTYLYHTLCQRGIKTYIDEKNLERGETISPTLLKVIEESMISIIVLSSNYASSTWCLEELTKILECKKTKQQIVLPVFYHVDPSEVRNLRGRFGEALAKHQERFKENPKVQKWKESLQEVAGLSGEHLEDGNEYEFMHKIIQWVDSTIDIKTASQLDIAEYPIGLDSPLNALNTKLKIGRNDITLMIGIYEIGGIGKTTLAKAVFNSIGHQFEARCFLANVREKSSQVDGLVTLQKQLLYELLGNFGSLNIGGVGGTDVIKHRLCSKRVLIILDDVSESCQLQKLAGNHNWFGPGSRIVVTTRDERLLTSHKVDSTYKVPGLDDNQAIQLFSWHAFERDNPIESYVELTKAIIGYAKGLPLALKVLGSYLRGRRIQEWKSALEKFERSLHKNIYEILKISYDGLEDEEKDIFLDIAIFFKGNSVEYVMKILGFSSYCGIARLKEKCLININYSQCVEMHDLLQEMGKEIVRQESSKEAGKRSRLWFHEDVRHVFEENTGTDSIEVILLDIPEGHDHKICLDSKVFKKMVNLRLLHINQNAQFSGGPPNYLSNEIRVLHWPRNPLSFLPSNFHGKKLVEFEMPNSLIKELGGLKSKVPPQAR from the exons ATGGCATTCAGTTTACCCTCTTCCTCCTCcgcctcttcttcttccactctCAAATGGCTTTACGATGTATTCTTGAGTTTTAGAGGAATAGATACTCGCAATACTTTTACTACCTATCTATATCATACTCTATGTCAAAGGGGAATCAAAACCTACATAGATGAG AAAAATCTTGAAAGAGGAGAGACAATTTCACCTACACTTCTCAAAGTCATTGAGGAGTCAATGATTTCTATCATTGTATTATCTTCAAACTATGCATCATCTACATGGTGCTTGGAGGAGCTAACGAAGATCCTTGAGtgtaagaaaacaaaacaacaaattgtttTACCAGTATTTTACCATGTAGATCCATCAGAAGTACGAAATCTGAGAGGACGTTTTGGAGAAGCTTTGGCTAAACATCAGGAGAGATTCAAGGAGAACCCAAAGGTGCAAAAGTGGAAGGAAAGCCTACAAGAGGTTGCCGGTTTGTCTGGAGAACATTTGGAAGACGG GAATGAATAtgaatttatgcataaaatcatTCAATGGGTGGACTCGACAATAGATATTAAAACTGCATCCCAGTTAGACATTGCTGAGTATCCAATTGGACTAGATTCTCCTCTAAATGCCTTGAATACTAAGTTAAAAATTGGAAGGAATGACATTACTCTCATGATAGGGATTTACGAAATTGGTGGAATTGGTAAAACAACTCTCGCCAAAGCAGTCTTTAACTCAATTGGACATCAATTTGAAGCTAGATGTTTTCTAGCAAATGTTAGAGAGAAATCGAGTCAAGTGGACGGTCTGGTCACACTGCAAAAGCAACTTCTTTATGAGCTCTTAGGAAACTTTGGAAGTTTGAATATTGGCGGTGTTGGAGGTACTGATGTTATAAAGCATAGGCTCTGCTCTAAAAGGGTACTTATAATTCTTGATGATGTGAGCGAGTCATGCCAATTACAAAAACTAGCTGGAAATCATAATTGGTTCGGTCCAGGAAGTAGAATAGTAGTAACAACAAGAGATGAACGTCTATTAACTTCTCATAAAGTTGATTCAACGTACAAAGTGCCGGGATTAGACGACAACCAAGCTATTCAACTATTTAGTTGGCATGCATTTGAAAGAGACAATCCAATTGAAAGTTATGTAGAACTCACAAAAGCTATAATCGGTTATGCTAAGGGCCTTCCACTAGCTCTTAAAGTGCTTGGTTCATATTTGCGTGGTAGAAGAATACAAGAATGGAAAAGTGCATTGGAAAAGTTTGAAAGAAGTCTTCAcaagaatatttatgaaattcttaaaataagcTATGACGGGTTGGAGGATGAAGAAAAGGATATTTTTCTTGACATTGCAATTTTCTTCAAGGGGAACTCTGTTGAATATGTCATGAAAATACTAGGCTTTTCATCATATTGTGGTATTGCAAGGCTTAAAGAAAAGTGTCtcatcaatattaattattctCAATGTGTGGAGATGCATGACTTATTGCAAGAAATGGGTAAAGAAATTGTTCGACAAGAATCGTCCAAAGAAGCTGGCAAGCGTAGTAGATTGTGGTTTCATGAAGATGTTCGCCATGTATTTGAAGAAAATACG GGAACAGACAGCATTGAAGTGATTCTGTTAGATATTCCTGAAGGCCATGATCACAAGATATGCTTGGATTCCAAGGTATTTAAGAAGATGGTGAATCTTCGATTATTGCATATAAACCAGAATGCACAATTTTCTGGAGGACCACCGAATTATCTCTCTAATGAGATAAGAGTGCTTCATTGGCCTAGAAATCCTTTGTCATTTTTGCCTTCTAATTTTCATGGAAAAAAGCTCGTTGAATTTGAAATGCCTAATAGCCTCATCAAGGAGTTAGGCGGCCTAAAATCCAAG GTTCCTCCTCAAGCACGATAA